Within Deinococcota bacterium, the genomic segment TTGGCCTGATGGATGAAGAGCCCCCCCTTGCTCTTGGTGGTGGTGGAGACGAGGGCCCTGCCGCCCTCCCATTCCAATTTTCCGCTGTCGCCCACCTGCCCGCCGCCCTCGGCGTAGAAGGGGCTGCGGTCGAGAATCACCCCCACCGCGTCGTTATCCACAGCCTGTGGATAAAGCTCGCCCTCCTTGACGAGCGCTAAGACGGTGGCCTCGCTCTCGAGCCTGTCATAGCCCTCGAAGGCGGTCTCACCGTGCTCACCGGCGAGCGCGCCCAGGGCATCCCTGCCCCCGAAGAGGCCGCCCGCGTCGCGCTCGCCCCTCGAGCGGGCCCTGGCCTCTTCGCTGGCCTTCCTATAAGCCTCGCGCTCGACGCTGACGCCGCGCTCGGCGGCCATCTCCTCGGTCAGGGCGAGCGGAAAGCCGTAGGTCTGCCACAGGTCGAAGGCGACCTCGCCGGGCAGGCGGTCGCCCTCGAGCTCGTCCAAAAGCCTGCCCACCCGCCCGATGCCGGCCTCCAAGGTGCGCAAAAACTGCTCCTCCTCGCCGCGGACGATGGTCTTGATGCGTTCTCTCGCGTCCTCGAGTTCAGGATAGGGCTCACCCATCGACTCGAGGACGCCATCGACGAGCTTATGGAGGACGGGCTCGCGCAGCCCGAGCAGATGGGCCTGTCTGCTGGCGCGGCGGATCAGCATCCTGATGACGTAGCCCGCCCCGTCGCTGTCGGGCAAGATGCCGTCGGCGATGCACATGGTCACCGAACGGCTATGGTCGGCGATGATGCGCTGCGGCACGCTTGCCATATCGTCGTAAGGAACGCCGGAAAGCTTGACCAGGCGCTGGATGGTGGGCTGAAACAGCTCGGTGCCGTAAGCGTCTTTGGCTTGTGACATAAGCGTGGCGACGCGCTCGAAGCCCATGCCGGTGTCGATGTTCTTCTGCGGCAGAGGAATCAGCTCGCCGTCCACCAGGTTGAACTGGGTGAAGACGAGGTTCCAAATCTCCAGGTAGCGGTCGCCCGAGCCGGTGTTGGGGCCGGTCTCGTCCGCTGAGCCGTAATCGGGCCCGCGGTCGTAGAAGATCTCCGAGCAGGGGCCGCAAGGCCCGCTGCGTTCGTCCTTGATGGCGTTGGCCGGCCAGAAGTTCTCGCTCTCGCCCCAGCGCGAAAGGCGCTCTTTGGGAATGCCCACCTCGTTCATCCATAGCTTGTAGGCTTCGTCGTCGGTCTCGAACACCGTCACGTAAAGGCGCTCGGGCTCGAGCCCCAGCCACTCGGCGGAGGTCATGAACTCCCAAGCCCAGACGATGGCCTCCTTCTTGAAGTAGTCGCCGAAGGAAAAGTTGCCGAGCATTTCGAAAAAGGTGTGATGCCGCCTGGTGCGCCCGACGTTTTCGATGTCCGAGTCCTTGCCGCCCGCCCGCATGCACTTCTGCGAGGTGGTCACCCGCGGCCAGACGCCCTCGACGCCCGGAAAGCGCGGGCTGGCGCCCTGGAAGTAAGGCTTGAACTGCTGCATGCCCGCGACGTTGAACATGAGCCCCGGGTCGTCGCTCTTCAAGGGCGCCGAGGGGTAGATGAGGTGCCCCTTGCTCCTGAAGAACTCGAGGTACTTTTGCCTCAACGAGTTGACATCGACCCTTGTCTCGTCGACCCTTGTCTCGTCAACCCTTGTCTCGTCTGTAACCCTTGTCTCGTCTGTGCTGCTCGTGCCCATGCTCGCCTCCTGCGCTAAGGGATTATACAGGGCGGCGGGGCGGGCGTCGGCCAGGCGAGAACAGCCTTTTGCTAGGGCGCGCGCTCTATGCGGCGGTCGAGTTCGGCGAGAATGCCGGCGATAAGCTGGCGAGCCCCCGGCCCGCCGCCCCTGGGCGTGAGCGTGGTCCTGCCCTCCTCGCCCGCCAGGGTAAAGCTGAGGAAGGTGCTGTCGCCGCTCCTCGAGCTCGCCGACAGGCCGATGAACCCGTAGGCGCGGCCGGTCACCGCGAGGGGGCTGTAGTCGGGCCTGGGCGTGAGACCTTCGGCGATTTCGGCGATCGCCGCGATGAGCGCTTCGCTGTGGGCGAGATAGACGGGGTCGTCCGGCACCTCGCTCGAGCCGATCCTGGGGAGCGGCAGACAGGCGGACAGGGTCAGGGCGAGCAGAGTCAGGGCGAGCAGGGTCAGGAGAGTTGCTCTAGTCGTTGCCCTTCTACACCCGCTTGGTGGCCAAGGCTTGGTCATGAGCCCACTATACCCCAGCGCTTACACCCCAGCACTCGCGGCCGGGCTCGAAGTCACAGTGGCCGAGGTGTGACATTTACCCCGGCATTACCGGCCGGTGGTGCTATGCTCGCTCTAGAGACGATGCAGCGTCTCCCACGTTCCTCCTCGAGCCCCGGCCGCTACCCGGCCGGGGTTGGGTTTGCGCCGGGCCTGGAGCCCGGAAACCCGTGAGTCCAGAAGCCCGTGGGCTAGAAAAAAGCCGCGTCCTCGAGCTCGAGCCGCGTGAGAAGCTGCGCGGCGGTGGCGATGGCGATCGCCGGCGGGCTCTTGCCCGGCACCCCCGGCAGGCCGATGGGCGTGGTGACGCGCGCCAGGTCGTCGTCGCTGAGGCCCGCCGCCGCCAGTTCGCGCTTAAAGTGCGCCCACTTGCTCACGGAGCCGATCAGCCCGAGCGAGCCCAGCTCCTTGCGGCGCAGCGCCATATCCAGAATCGCCAGGTCCTCGGCGTGATCGTGGGTGAGGACAAGGACGTGCGTGCCCGCGGGAAGGTCCGCGAGGACGGTCTCGGGGATTTGCGGGTTGTGAAGCCGCACCGTGGCGGCGCGTTCGGGGGAGAGCTTGTCCAGCCGCTCCGGCGCCACGCAGGCGGCGCGGCTGTCGATGAGGTGCAGTTCGATGGGCAGGAGTTGCAGGACCTGCGCGAGCGCCCAGCCCACGTGCCCGGCGCCGAAGACGGCCACCTGCGCTCTCTGGGAATGGACCTTCTCGAGCAGGAGGGTCACCTCGCCGCCGCAGCACTGCACCCCGTGGTCGCCGCCCTTGGGGCCTAAGGGGACGGTGAGCAGTTCGGGGGATGCCTGCCCACCCTGGAGCAGCGCCCTGGCCCTTTGGGTAGCGGTCTGCTCGAGGTTGCCGCCGCCCACGCTGCCGCAGACCTCATCCGCCGTGACGAGCATCTTGCTGCCCGCGCCCCGCGGGGCGTGGCCGCGCACCCGGGCGACGGTGGCGATGACGAAAGGCTCGCTCTTGCGGGACAGCTCTTGGGCGCGCTCGAGCCAGTTCACGCCGCTACCCCTCGAGCCCTTGCTCGGACAGCCTGCTCACCCGGACCCGTCGGCGCGCGCTGGACATGCATCAGACATACATCATTCTAGCGTGAAGCCCGACCGCCGGTTCAGTCCCCCGGCACCAGCGCTTTGCCGGCCTTCGCTTTGCCGGTCTTCGGCGCGGTCGCCTTGACGGTTTCGATCGCCCGCAGGACGGCCTCGGGCGTGGCGGGAGAGGCCAGTGGCACCTGGCTTGCCTCGCCAAAGGCGGCGACGGCGTCGCGGATCGCCTCGCGGACCGACAGGGCCAGCATCAGCGGCGGCTCGCCCACCGCCTTGCTGCCGTAGATGACGCCGTCCTGCGCGGCGCGCTCGAGCAGCGCGACGTTGAACCTCTCGGGCACCTCGTGGATGGTGGGAATCTTGTAGGTGCTCGGTGCGAAGGTGAGC encodes:
- the xdhC gene encoding xanthine dehydrogenase accessory protein XdhC gives rise to the protein MNWLERAQELSRKSEPFVIATVARVRGHAPRGAGSKMLVTADEVCGSVGGGNLEQTATQRARALLQGGQASPELLTVPLGPKGGDHGVQCCGGEVTLLLEKVHSQRAQVAVFGAGHVGWALAQVLQLLPIELHLIDSRAACVAPERLDKLSPERAATVRLHNPQIPETVLADLPAGTHVLVLTHDHAEDLAILDMALRRKELGSLGLIGSVSKWAHFKRELAAAGLSDDDLARVTTPIGLPGVPGKSPPAIAIATAAQLLTRLELEDAAFF
- the alaS gene encoding alanine--tRNA ligase codes for the protein MGTSSTDETRVTDETRVDETRVDETRVDVNSLRQKYLEFFRSKGHLIYPSAPLKSDDPGLMFNVAGMQQFKPYFQGASPRFPGVEGVWPRVTTSQKCMRAGGKDSDIENVGRTRRHHTFFEMLGNFSFGDYFKKEAIVWAWEFMTSAEWLGLEPERLYVTVFETDDEAYKLWMNEVGIPKERLSRWGESENFWPANAIKDERSGPCGPCSEIFYDRGPDYGSADETGPNTGSGDRYLEIWNLVFTQFNLVDGELIPLPQKNIDTGMGFERVATLMSQAKDAYGTELFQPTIQRLVKLSGVPYDDMASVPQRIIADHSRSVTMCIADGILPDSDGAGYVIRMLIRRASRQAHLLGLREPVLHKLVDGVLESMGEPYPELEDARERIKTIVRGEEEQFLRTLEAGIGRVGRLLDELEGDRLPGEVAFDLWQTYGFPLALTEEMAAERGVSVEREAYRKASEEARARSRGERDAGGLFGGRDALGALAGEHGETAFEGYDRLESEATVLALVKEGELYPQAVDNDAVGVILDRSPFYAEGGGQVGDSGKLEWEGGRALVSTTTKSKGGLFIHQAKVLRGRLEPGMKVRACVDPARRETEKHHSATHLLHAALRSVLGRHVAQAGSLVAFDRLRFDFSHPQPLSQDEIQRIEKLVNSWIQADFAVTWEVVSMSEARRRGAMMLFGEKYGERVRMVAIGDATARSAVSTELCGGTHVRRSGEIGLLLITSEEAVSAGVRRIEALTGMAALRYGQELRETVAATARRLGTSPAGLDERLGRLQADLKAAQREV